The Kwoniella dendrophila CBS 6074 chromosome 1, complete sequence genome contains a region encoding:
- a CDS encoding ribosomal protein L13, translating into MSNFSAQPIVIDGKGHLLGRLASVISKQILSGQKVTVVRCEEINASGSFFRNKLKYHNYLHKRHIVNPKKSGPFHFRAPSRILFKAIRGMVPHKTSRGAAALKRLELFEGVPPAQDKVKKMVVPAALRVLRLKPGRKFCTLKRISAEVGWNYKDVVDRLEEKRKVKGQAYFERKQAALKLRAKADASVAKDDKLAQFGY; encoded by the exons ATGTCTAACTTCTCCGCCCAACCTATCGTCATTGACGGAAAAGGCCACCTTTTAGGTCGTCTCGCTTCAGTTATCTCTAAGCAG ATCCTTTCCGGCCAAAAGGTCACCGTTGTTCGATGTGAAGAAATCAACGCTTCAGGTTCTTTCTTCAGAAACAAGTTGAAGTACCACAACTACTTACACA AACGACACATCGTTAACCCAAAAAAATCTGGTCCATTCCATTTCCGAGCACCTTCAAGAATCTTATTCAAAGCTATTAGAGGTATGGTACCACACAAAACATCTCGAGGTGCAGCTGCATTAAAAAGATTAGAATTATTCGAAGGTGTACCACCAGCTCAAGATAAAGTAAAGAAAATGGTTGTACCAGCTGCTTTAAGAGTTTTAAGACTTAAACCAGGAAGAAAATTCTGTACTCTTAAAAGAATTTCTGCTGAAGTTGGATGGAACTACaaagatgttgttgatagacttgaagagaaaagaaaagttaaagGTCAAGCTTATTTCGAaagaaaa CAAGCCGCCCTTAAACTTAGAGCTAAAGCCGATGCTTCAGTtgctaaagatgataaacTCGCTCAATTCGGTTACTAA